GATGTGCAGAACGACTTCTGCGAGGGCGGGAGCCTGGCCGTCGCCGGAGGGGCAGACGTCGCGTTCCGGATCGGTGAGTTGCTGCACCAGTGGCACGAGGCGGATCCGGACGAGCGCCAGTACGCGTATGTCGTGGCCACCCGGGACCATCACATCGACCCGGGTGACCACTTCTCCAAGGAGCCCGACTACGTGCACTCCTGGCCGCCGCATTGCGTCGCCGGTACGGACGGTGTCAGCTTCCACCCGAACCTGGATCCGCAGCCGTTCGACGCGATCTTCGACAAGGGCGAGTACGCGGCCGCGTACTCGGGCTTCGAAGGCAAGTCCCACGAAGGCGGTCACGCGCTCGCCGACTGGCTGCGCGGCAAGGGCGTCACGGACGTCGACGTCTGCGGGATCGCGACCGACTACTGCGTCCGCGCCACCGCCTTCGACGCCCACCAGGCCGGTTTCGGCACCACGGTCCTCACCCACCTGACCGCCGGCGTCGCCCCGGCCAGTACCGAACAAACCCTGGTCGACCTCCGCAACGCCGGCATCATGCTGCTCTGACCTCGCGACGCCCGATGACCGGTTGGGTCCCTACTCTGCTGAAATGAGCGAGCGGACCCGGGCGGGCGCCCTCCGGGTGGTGGTGTTCGGCGGGCTGGCGATCGGCGCCGTCGTCGCGCTGCCGGTCGCGATCGTCACGGCCGTGGTCGCGGACCAGAGGTGCACGCCGGACGAGGAATGCCTGTCGATCGTTGCCGGCCTTGGAGCCGGAGTGCTCGGCGGCGCCGTCGCCCTGGTGATCGCAACGATCCTGCTGGCCCTGCGGCTGCGGCTCGGGGTGATGATCGGCATCGGGCTCGCACTGGGATCGGTGCTGTTCCTCGGCGCCGCCCTGGCAGCCTTGTGGACCGAGCTGATGGAGCCGTTCGTGTTCCTGGCGGCGCTCGGCTTCGCGGTCGCCATGGTCGTGATCCGCGGCCGTCAGCCAACCGCTGACGGCAGGAGCTGGACCCGACCGTCACTCGGGGTGGTTCTGGTCGCAGTGGGTGTCGTGGCGCTCGGTGCACTTCCCACACTGCTCAAGCTCAACAGCGTGTCGTCAGAACAGAAACGGATCGAGGCCGTGATCGCGCGCCCACTGCTGAGCGATGAGCACTGGCCATTCGCCGTCCGCCCCCGGGACGCCGGCTTCGAGTACGACGTGCTGGAACCTGAGCCGGACGGCAGCAAGATCGCGCGCTTCACCGTCACGCTTCGCAACCTCCCGCCGGGACAGGCTCCGTGTGGCGGCTTCACCGACTGGAGTGGCGGCCCGGTCCGGGTCACCGGCTGTACGAAAGTCGGCCCGAACCTCTGGCGCGGGACCGACTCTCGTGGCGAGACCAGGTACTTCGTCCACGACGGCGACCGGCAGTGGGCGCACGTCCGGACCGAGCCGTCCGGCGGCGCGGACGCCCGGCGCGAGCGTGACGCCCGCGCCGGGCAGTTCGCCAGGTCCCTCCGGCCGCACTCCGCGTTCCCCTTGGCCGCGGACACGGCCGGCTGCCGATTCTGCGAGTGGCTCCCGCGCTGATCCCGCGTACTGGTCAGCGGGGGGCTGACACGAAGAGCACGGCGTGGTCGAGCTTGAGCAGGGTGCCTTCCCGGACGATCCAGTTCGCGGGAACCTCGTCGCGGGCATCGGTGTAGTTCGGCCTGACGTTCACCCGGTACTCGGCGCTCACCCCGCGGTCCGTGAGCAGCTTCTTCACCGCGCCGACCGTCATGCCCTGGTACTTCACGCCGGCCAGCGGTTCACCACGCGCGGCCAGGTCACCCGCGGAAGCCAGCTCCTCCCCCGGCTTGGCGGTACGGCCGATGTACAGGTCGGCCTGCCCCTTGTACGGCAGCGGGATGGTGAACTCCGGTACGCACGGCGACGTCATCGCCTGCAGACAGCCGGCCGGCTCGAAGGTGGTCTTGATCCAGTCCGAGCCCTCGCTGAACCCCGCCGCGGGGCTGGTCCCGACCACCGACGGAGAGACCGGCAACAGCCGGAGCTTGATGTTGAGTCCGTGCGCCTCGAACTCTTTGTTGAAGCGCGCCGAGTCCGCCTCCGGGTCGAGGATCTTCACCTTCATCACGTTGCCCTCGGTGACGAAGGACAGTGCCGGGCCGAGCGCCTCCTGCTTCGTACCGCCCGGCCGCTCGATCAGGGTGACGGCCGCACCGGCGACCAGGGCGCCGACGGCGAGCACCGGGACCAGCTTCCGGGCGAGCGGACGCCGGACGGCCGGGCGCCCGGCGCCGGCATTCGCGGTACCGACCACCCGGGTGGCCGGTCCGGCCGGCGAGTGGCCGATCCGGGTCCGCAGCTCCTCCCGGGACTCCGCGC
The genomic region above belongs to Kribbella solani and contains:
- a CDS encoding isochorismatase family protein, producing the protein MARALIVVDVQNDFCEGGSLAVAGGADVAFRIGELLHQWHEADPDERQYAYVVATRDHHIDPGDHFSKEPDYVHSWPPHCVAGTDGVSFHPNLDPQPFDAIFDKGEYAAAYSGFEGKSHEGGHALADWLRGKGVTDVDVCGIATDYCVRATAFDAHQAGFGTTVLTHLTAGVAPASTEQTLVDLRNAGIMLL